A genomic stretch from Pomacea canaliculata isolate SZHN2017 linkage group LG2, ASM307304v1, whole genome shotgun sequence includes:
- the LOC112554786 gene encoding membrane progestin receptor gamma-like isoform X1, with protein MRFVLTFTNRLFPDTVTLGRGKSGNAMFPSVTLIGRGLGGPLFHKDEMPEHFHEHFIERGYRHPKSSAWQCVLSLFDATNETLNFWTHFLPSWYFMWVLKGLAETLDFQHDPYTWPLLCYMFACCIFPLASAVAHTFNTMSEKARHVCFFLDYSALSLFSFGVAMSYYAYCFPSGLVGSWLARNYVSGAGVFAILCTTASCMTRFMRPSVLRQVLRLSAFAMPYIFNSSPIIFRFLFCTEDERQLASHTLHVRQVVFAVAAAFLYATHLPERLKPGHFDIVGHSHQLFHVATILGVKDQLQAVLLDMQERKAVVQHWTRLDFASSVGAMSLILLINTSIILVFTLSLMLSKNKLFSNSTACKCKCS; from the exons ATGAG atttgttcTGACATTTACCAACCGTCTTTTTCCTGATACTGTCACCCTGGGGAGGGGGAAATCGGGCAACGCCATGTTTCCATCGGTGACGCTGATTGGCCGGGGACTTGGCGGCCCGCTGTTCCACAAGGACGAGATGCCCGAGCACTTCCATGAGCACTTCATCGAGCGAGGCTACCGCCATCCCAAGTCGTCCGCGTGGCAATGCGTTCTGAGCTTGTTCGACGCCACCAACGAGACGCTCAACTTCTGGACGCACTTTCTGCCCAGCTGGTACTTCATGTGGGTGCTGAAGGGCCTGGCGGAGACCCTGGACTTCCAGCACGACCCCTACACCTGGCCGCTGCTGTGCTACATGTTCGCCTGCTGCATCTTTCCTCTGGCCAGCGCCGTGGCCCACACCTTCAACACCATGTCGGAGAAGGCGCGCCACGTCTGCTTCTTTCTCGACTACTCAGCTCTCAGTCTGTTTTCCTTCGGAGTCGCCATGTCCTACTACGCCTACTGCTTCCCTAGCGGACTGGTCGGCTCGTGGCTCGCCAGGAACTACGTTTCGGGCGCGGGCGTCTTCGCCATTCTGTGCACCACCGCGTCTTGCATGACGAGATTTATGCGCCCGAGCGTGTTGAGGCAGGTTCTGCGACTCTCGGCTTTTGCTATGCCCTATATCTTCAACAGCTCTCCGATTATCTTCCGCTTCCTGTTCTGCACGGAGGACGAGCGCCAACTGGCTTCACACACCCTTCACGTGCGGCAGGTGGTCTTCGCCGTGGCCGCGGCCTTCCTGTACGCCACCCACCTGCCTGAGAGGCTCAAGCCGGGTCACTTCGACATCGTGGGCCACAGCCACCAGCTCTTCCACGTGGCCACTATCCTGGGCGTGAAAGACCAGTTGCAGGCGGTGCTGCTGGACATGCAGGAGAGGAAAGCCGTGGTGCAGCACTGGACACGCTTGGACTTCGCCAGCAGCGTCGGCGCCATGTCACTCATCCTTCTAATCAACACGAGTATCATTCTAGTTTTCACTTTGAGCCTTATGCTGagcaaaaataaactgtttagcAACAGCACTGCTTGCAAATGCAAGTGCAGTTGA
- the LOC112558000 gene encoding uncharacterized protein LOC112558000, with the protein MSSQVLSTSSELFLDTTGVGATHSESAPLELKVFVAMSLDVKFKPTFADNKSQEFLHLSAVLITAITNILQGTGDIRNITITDMRPGSTLVFYTAEYTVKDAVSRDAARQAVYAALESTDQAGSVWLDGYNVLLAGPTLASTHREISNYTASDAASAVTCQVCQDVCTRNRNFYVCVSREHETRTSLFLSVWCAGLATQTTAKCRLFWALALGITLPVVALLVVLIIYLTFVRKKRQREASSLSHVERDRSRLSEAFGKQASFFSPLTSGSFYVKPEEGAGKGSSPYVRNWQLHTHDVTSTATETSEASTDTIGWRFQGPRDSYLRFYKGPTPNIEMATSPGEANHLHKSDSACSGIRRSRPSYQADFRGTSLPKHFRGVPNTEANSR; encoded by the exons ATGTCCTCACAAGTCTTGTCAACCAGCTCTGAGCTATTTTTAGATACCACGGGGGTAGGAGCCACGCACTCCGAGTCTGCGCCGCTTGAGCTGAAGGTTTTTGTCGCCATGTCTCTCGATGTGAAGTTCAAGCCAACGTTCGCCGATAACAAATCTCAGGAGTTCTTACATCTGTCTGCTGTCCTCATTACAGCA ATTACAAACATCTTGCAAGGAACTGGAGACATCAGAAACATAACCATTACTGACATGAG ACCAGGCAGCACATTGGTGTTCTACACAGCTGAGTACACAGTGAAGGATGCTGTGTCCAGGGATGCAGCTCGCCAGGCTGTGTACGCGGCGCTGGAGTCCACGGACCAGGCTGGGTCTGTGTGGCTGGATGGCTACAATGTCCTTCTGGCAGGTCCCACGCTCGCCAGCACTCACAGAGAAATCAGCAACTACACTGCATCAG ATGCTGCCAGTGCCGTGACATGTCAAGTGTGCCAAGATGTCTGCACAAGGAACAGAAacttctatgtgtgtgt AAGCCGAGAACATGAGACGAGGACATCGCTGTTTTTGTCTGTATGGTGTGCAGGCCTCGCGACGCAGACGACAGCCAAGTGTCGATTATTCTGGGCCTTGGCGCTGGGCATCACCTTGCCTGTGGTTGCACTTCTTGTCGTCTTGATCATTTACCTCACTTTCGTCAGGAAAAAGCGACAACGAGAGGCATCCAGCCTCAGCCACGTTGAGCGGGACCG TTCTAGGTTAAGTGAAGCGTTTGGCAAGCAAGcgtctttcttttctcccttgACTTCTGGCAGCTTCTACGTCAAGCCAGAAGAGGGCGCAGGCAAAGGCAGCTCGCCTTACGTCAGAAACTGGCAGCTGCACACTCATGACGTCACCTCAACCGCCACTGAGACGAGCGAGGCCAGCACGGACACCATTGGCTGGAGGTTCCAGGGGCCAAGAGACAGTTACCTGAGATTTTACAAAGGCCCGACTCCCAACA TTGAAATGGCCACAAGTCCGGGCGAAGCGAACCATCTTCACAAATCTGATTCCGCCTGCAGTGGCATCCGGAGAAGCCGACCTTCCTACCAGGCAGATTTTCGTGGGACGTCTTTACCGAAACACTTCCGAGGAG TTCCGAATACAGAAGCCAACAGTCGCTAA
- the LOC112557998 gene encoding putative GPI-anchored protein pfl2, with the protein MTRGSGLTTESSQRPVTDDEPMFERTSSQTTHKDISLSVATSPSHLEGNSQESQSTFTSSESSSLSSISTSEDSSLDTSSGVHKTSLIMLSMTSQQAATRMPSSEATTLSTSATPDIQTTGPVILPSQVTSGSNYNGSSLSPVSRETRPVPESLSTQETNTGVSKTMETGDYTHSSTTVSHVTSERVMEPVTSESITWEGMVTEASSDGPMTTVWLATGREGTSETSRPTMTPELENTRTSETSQMTTSPTRIQTTTGTRTSRTLSLEASSTDAADVLTTGGESSSHDSSLRTASGTMSTIGGKMTSERSTNEGAVTASTPGGQTSPHTSVAEPTSGAPKTVLTTHTTDADAGTTSEVAHTTHKNETSETLPTEVKTSSYNIVLTSTQTKPETSLGEKATTAPSSTTATTTPGILTTTTNSTTATTASNVASTRTPNISTTTNTTTATTASRAESTTSKGTTTGSSHGETTTTASGTVLTTQAKTSATVSHDVTPTAASNKPSFGLTTAEWTSDTHTARCDVSIKR; encoded by the exons ATGACGAGGGGATCGGGACTGACAACTGAGTCTTCTCAAAGACCGGTGACAGATGATGAGCCGATGTTTGAGAGAACAAGCTCACAGACAACCCACAAAGATATCTCACTCTCTGTAGCAACTTCACCATCACATCTAGAAGGAAATAGCCAGGAGTCACAGTCGACATTTACTTCGTCGGAGTCTTCTTCATTGTCATCGATTTCCACATCTGAAGACTCATCATTAGATACTTCCAGCGGCGTACACAAAACTTCCCTAATAATGCTTTCAATGACCAGTCAACAGGCAGCCACGAGGATGCCATCGAGTGAAGCTACAACTCTAAGCACGTCTGCTACACCAGATATACAGACGACAGGACCGGTGATTCTACCGTCACAGGTCACCTCGGGGTCAAACTATAACGGCAGCAGTCTCAGCCCGGTGAGTCGCGAAACAAGACCAGTTCCAGAGTCGCTGTCGACACAGGAGACAAACACAGGAGTATCTAAAACAATGGAGACTGGAGACTATACACACAGCTCAACGACAGTTTCTCACGTGACCAGCGAACGCGTGATGGAGCCGGTGACGTCTGAATCGATAACATGGGAGGGGATGGTAACAGAAGCCTCGTCAGATGGTCCGATGACAACAGTTTGGTTAGCGACAGGCAGGGAGGGGACTTCAGAAACTTCAAGACCGACAATGACGCCAGAGTTGGAAAATACAAGAACATCAGAAACATCGCAGATGACAACGTCTCCTACAAGGATTCAGACGACGACAGGTACAAGGACCTCAAGAACTTTGTCACTGGAGGCCTCCAGCACGGACGCAGCTGATGTTTTGACTACAGGTGGAGAATCATCCTCACACGATTCCTCACTAAGGACCGCATCAGGGACCATGTCGACGATAGGTGGGAAGATGACGTCAGAAAGGTCAACAAATGAAGGGGCAGTGACAGCCTCGACCCCAGGCGGACAAACATCGCCACACACGTCTGTAGCTGAACCGACATCAGGAGCTCCAAAGACAGTCTTGACTACACATACAACAGACGCTGACGCAGGAACAACATCAGAAGTAGCTCATACGACACACAAGAATGAAACATCTGAGACTTTACCAACCGAAGTGAAAACATCATCGTACAATATTGTCTTGACAAGCACTCAGACGAAACCAGAAACGTCGTTGGGTGAAAAAGCAACGACAGCACCAAG CAGTACGACAGCGACGACAACACCAGGCATTTTGACCACAACAACTAACAgtacaacagcgacaacagcaTCAAATGTTGCTTCAACAAGAACACCAAATATCTCTACGACAACTAACactacaacagcgacaacagcaTCAAGAGCTGAGTCAACAACATCTAAAGGGACAACGACAGGCAGCTCCCACGGCGAAACGACAACCACAGCATCAGGAACCGTTCTGACGACACAGGCGAAGACATCGGCGACCGTTTCACATGACGTCACACCAACTGCTGCCTCAAACAAACCGTCGTTTGGCCTGACGACAGCCGAGTGGACATCGGACACACACACTGCGAGATGTGACGTCAGCATCAAGCGGTGA
- the LOC112554786 gene encoding membrane progestin receptor gamma-B-like isoform X2 codes for MFPSVTLIGRGLGGPLFHKDEMPEHFHEHFIERGYRHPKSSAWQCVLSLFDATNETLNFWTHFLPSWYFMWVLKGLAETLDFQHDPYTWPLLCYMFACCIFPLASAVAHTFNTMSEKARHVCFFLDYSALSLFSFGVAMSYYAYCFPSGLVGSWLARNYVSGAGVFAILCTTASCMTRFMRPSVLRQVLRLSAFAMPYIFNSSPIIFRFLFCTEDERQLASHTLHVRQVVFAVAAAFLYATHLPERLKPGHFDIVGHSHQLFHVATILGVKDQLQAVLLDMQERKAVVQHWTRLDFASSVGAMSLILLINTSIILVFTLSLMLSKNKLFSNSTACKCKCS; via the coding sequence ATGTTTCCATCGGTGACGCTGATTGGCCGGGGACTTGGCGGCCCGCTGTTCCACAAGGACGAGATGCCCGAGCACTTCCATGAGCACTTCATCGAGCGAGGCTACCGCCATCCCAAGTCGTCCGCGTGGCAATGCGTTCTGAGCTTGTTCGACGCCACCAACGAGACGCTCAACTTCTGGACGCACTTTCTGCCCAGCTGGTACTTCATGTGGGTGCTGAAGGGCCTGGCGGAGACCCTGGACTTCCAGCACGACCCCTACACCTGGCCGCTGCTGTGCTACATGTTCGCCTGCTGCATCTTTCCTCTGGCCAGCGCCGTGGCCCACACCTTCAACACCATGTCGGAGAAGGCGCGCCACGTCTGCTTCTTTCTCGACTACTCAGCTCTCAGTCTGTTTTCCTTCGGAGTCGCCATGTCCTACTACGCCTACTGCTTCCCTAGCGGACTGGTCGGCTCGTGGCTCGCCAGGAACTACGTTTCGGGCGCGGGCGTCTTCGCCATTCTGTGCACCACCGCGTCTTGCATGACGAGATTTATGCGCCCGAGCGTGTTGAGGCAGGTTCTGCGACTCTCGGCTTTTGCTATGCCCTATATCTTCAACAGCTCTCCGATTATCTTCCGCTTCCTGTTCTGCACGGAGGACGAGCGCCAACTGGCTTCACACACCCTTCACGTGCGGCAGGTGGTCTTCGCCGTGGCCGCGGCCTTCCTGTACGCCACCCACCTGCCTGAGAGGCTCAAGCCGGGTCACTTCGACATCGTGGGCCACAGCCACCAGCTCTTCCACGTGGCCACTATCCTGGGCGTGAAAGACCAGTTGCAGGCGGTGCTGCTGGACATGCAGGAGAGGAAAGCCGTGGTGCAGCACTGGACACGCTTGGACTTCGCCAGCAGCGTCGGCGCCATGTCACTCATCCTTCTAATCAACACGAGTATCATTCTAGTTTTCACTTTGAGCCTTATGCTGagcaaaaataaactgtttagcAACAGCACTGCTTGCAAATGCAAGTGCAGTTGA